A genome region from Arachidicoccus soli includes the following:
- a CDS encoding polysaccharide deacetylase family protein has product MYLVKSNILLRKLYPHRIWKKDTMGGKILYISFDDGPHETATVFALETLKRFNAKATFFCIGNNVEKHSDIYQNIIDEGHSVGNHTFNHVNGWKVDVTKYLEEIDTTYKLVKSNLFRPPYGRMTRQQENLFFQKYPEKEILMWDVLSGDFDINISGEKCLRNILGYAETGSVIVFHDSYKAWERMQYALPKTLEYFSEKGFRFDAL; this is encoded by the coding sequence TTGTACCTTGTAAAGTCGAATATTTTATTAAGAAAACTATACCCTCATCGTATTTGGAAAAAAGATACGATGGGGGGAAAAATATTATATATCAGTTTCGATGATGGCCCGCACGAAACGGCCACAGTTTTTGCTTTAGAAACATTGAAACGATTTAATGCGAAAGCTACTTTTTTTTGTATTGGGAATAATGTAGAAAAGCATTCTGATATTTATCAAAATATTATTGACGAAGGTCATAGTGTTGGCAATCATACTTTTAATCATGTAAACGGCTGGAAGGTTGATGTTACTAAATATTTAGAAGAGATAGACACAACATATAAATTAGTAAAAAGTAATTTATTCAGGCCGCCTTACGGACGGATGACCCGGCAGCAGGAAAATTTATTCTTCCAAAAATATCCAGAAAAGGAAATTCTAATGTGGGATGTCTTAAGCGGTGATTTCGATATAAATATTTCTGGCGAAAAATGCTTGCGCAATATTTTAGGATATGCTGAAACAGGTTCTGTTATTGTCTTCCATGACAGTTACAAAGCCTGGGAAAGAATGCAATATGCATTGCCGAAAACTTTGGAATATTTTTCGGAAAAAGGTTTTAGGTTTGATGCGCTGTAA
- a CDS encoding alpha-L-fucosidase yields MKKIVTSLAFLLLSFCSFAQQKNYIPAKSNLQMREWFQNNKFGMFIHWGLYSILGDAEWVMNNEDIHVNDYAKLEDFFNPIYFNAHDWVAQAKRAGMKYITLVTRHHDGFSMWNTKYSDYNIMHTPFHRDIVKEIAEECHKQGIKIFFYYSLLDWRRTDYSYWTGRTGQGTGRSVHGKWNDYIQFMKNQLTELLTNYGTVSGIWFDGYWDQTPEEGKNRKDTTFVDWHIRELYDLIHKLQPQCMVGDNHHLTPLPGEDFQMFERDIPGQNAHGLSFQKVSQLPLETCATLNDSWGFNIKDDNYKTLKKFVDLLVGAAGSNANLLMNIGPMPNGKIADPFKEKLDSMGVWMGAYGESIYGTRGGYLPLQKWGAITQKNGKVFVHILSDNVSEITLNDFPYRKITKCYLMQKEQNPQNVQWKIRDFGKHQIEVVINNFPKPTPSNPDVVIVLEVK; encoded by the coding sequence ATGAAAAAAATAGTTACTTCTTTAGCATTTCTATTATTGTCTTTCTGCTCTTTCGCACAACAAAAAAACTATATACCTGCGAAGTCTAATTTACAAATGCGTGAATGGTTTCAAAACAATAAGTTTGGCATGTTTATCCACTGGGGATTGTATAGTATTCTTGGTGATGCTGAATGGGTAATGAACAACGAAGACATACATGTAAATGATTATGCCAAATTAGAGGATTTTTTTAATCCAATTTATTTCAATGCGCATGATTGGGTGGCGCAAGCCAAACGCGCAGGAATGAAATACATTACGCTGGTAACGCGCCATCACGATGGCTTTAGTATGTGGAATACAAAGTATTCTGATTATAATATTATGCATACGCCTTTTCATAGAGATATAGTGAAAGAAATTGCAGAAGAATGCCATAAGCAAGGCATTAAAATATTTTTTTATTACTCTTTGTTGGACTGGCGCCGTACAGATTACTCTTATTGGACAGGGCGTACAGGTCAGGGAACCGGAAGATCTGTTCACGGGAAATGGAACGACTATATTCAGTTTATGAAGAATCAATTGACAGAATTATTGACTAATTACGGAACGGTAAGTGGTATTTGGTTTGATGGTTATTGGGATCAAACACCAGAAGAAGGTAAAAACCGAAAGGATACTACTTTTGTTGATTGGCATATCCGTGAATTATATGATTTGATTCACAAACTGCAACCACAATGTATGGTGGGTGATAATCATCATCTTACACCGTTGCCGGGCGAAGATTTTCAAATGTTTGAACGAGATATTCCCGGACAAAATGCGCACGGTTTGAGCTTTCAAAAAGTATCCCAACTGCCTTTGGAAACCTGTGCTACGCTTAACGATTCTTGGGGCTTCAACATAAAAGATGATAATTATAAAACACTGAAAAAGTTTGTAGATTTACTGGTGGGCGCAGCAGGTAGCAATGCGAATTTATTGATGAATATTGGACCAATGCCGAACGGAAAAATTGCCGATCCTTTTAAAGAAAAATTGGATAGTATGGGTGTGTGGATGGGCGCTTACGGTGAAAGTATTTATGGTACAAGGGGCGGTTATTTGCCCTTGCAAAAATGGGGCGCCATTACGCAAAAAAATGGGAAGGTGTTTGTGCATATTTTAAGCGATAATGTTTCGGAAATAACCTTAAACGACTTTCCATATAGAAAAATTACTAAATGTTATTTGATGCAAAAAGAACAAAACCCTCAAAACGTTCAATGGAAAATTAGAGATTTTGGCAAGCATCAAATAGAAGTTGTTATTAATAATTTCCCTAAACCTACGCCTTCAAACCCTGATGTGGTCATTGTTTTAGAAGTTAAATAA
- a CDS encoding DUF4399 domain-containing protein: protein MRKLFIIPAVFFTVLISCNSGANDKKDATDSTNIATSTQNVADAAVTPLPAIPAGAKVYFENLKNGETVSSPLKIEFGVDKMTVTKKAPIGKIAEGVGHHHLLIDAGDSIPAGTIIPDDSTHIHYGGGQTSATINLAPGKHTLTLQFGDAIHRSYGSALAATVTVNVK, encoded by the coding sequence ATGCGTAAACTTTTTATAATTCCGGCTGTTTTTTTTACTGTTTTAATTTCTTGTAATTCAGGCGCAAACGATAAGAAAGATGCTACCGATTCGACAAATATTGCAACCAGTACACAAAATGTTGCGGATGCTGCGGTTACACCTTTGCCTGCTATTCCTGCAGGGGCTAAAGTCTATTTTGAAAACCTTAAAAATGGAGAGACCGTTTCGTCACCTCTAAAAATTGAATTTGGTGTAGATAAGATGACTGTAACAAAAAAAGCCCCTATCGGTAAAATTGCTGAAGGTGTTGGTCATCATCACTTATTGATCGACGCAGGAGATTCTATTCCTGCCGGAACAATTATTCCTGACGATAGCACACATATACATTATGGCGGTGGTCAAACAAGTGCAACAATTAACTTAGCACCTGGTAAGCATACGCTTACTTTACAGTTTGGAGATGCCATTCATCGCTCTTATGGAAGCGCCTTGGCGGCTACGGTTACTGTTAACGTGAAATAA
- a CDS encoding methyltransferase RsmF C-terminal domain-like protein: MTLPLPEAFLDSLANTAGFDKDNFLAVHQQSENRTSIRYNPQKLDLYKGDLPNEKIPWSPYGYYLSERPSFTHDPLFHAGLYYVQEAGSQFIWEALSQIIDRHTEAKVLDLCAAPGGKTTLLAAYFQKGIIVANEVIKSRTNILMENITKWGSENVVITNNDPSHFSRIPDFFDVALIDAPCSGSGLFRKDNNAISEWSEENVLLCSRRQQRILADMYPSIKEDGLIIYSTCSYSPQEDEDNLDWLMQNFQLENIPLQIQPEWGITAIESREHKAIGYKFYPDKVRSEGFFIAVFRKMGGASAGSFSANNFTFANKDELSEIRNWTTPENKTFIKENNYFLAIDEKWLNAIGVLQKNLYLRKAGITIGEIKNKGLVPAHDLAISTIFNRNINKINLDKAQSLQYLKRKDFEIDNIPKGWCLAAFEDLNLGWIKILPNRLNNYYPTEWRILKD, from the coding sequence GTGACATTACCATTACCGGAAGCATTTCTTGATTCATTAGCAAATACAGCAGGTTTTGATAAGGATAACTTTCTGGCAGTACACCAACAATCAGAAAACAGAACCTCTATTAGATATAACCCCCAGAAATTAGATTTATATAAAGGTGATCTCCCAAATGAGAAGATACCTTGGAGTCCTTATGGGTATTACCTCTCAGAACGGCCTTCCTTTACGCATGATCCATTATTCCACGCAGGGTTGTATTATGTACAAGAAGCGGGCAGTCAGTTTATATGGGAAGCACTTTCGCAGATAATAGACAGGCATACTGAAGCTAAAGTATTAGACCTTTGTGCTGCACCTGGTGGTAAAACAACTTTACTGGCTGCGTATTTTCAAAAAGGAATAATTGTGGCGAACGAGGTGATTAAGTCTCGCACGAATATTTTAATGGAGAATATAACGAAATGGGGATCAGAAAATGTTGTCATAACCAATAATGATCCCTCTCATTTTAGTAGAATTCCAGACTTTTTTGATGTGGCATTAATTGATGCCCCATGTAGTGGAAGTGGTCTTTTCCGTAAAGATAATAATGCCATCAGCGAATGGAGTGAAGAAAATGTGTTACTCTGTAGCCGTCGTCAACAAAGGATTTTGGCAGACATGTATCCTTCTATTAAAGAAGATGGGTTAATAATTTATTCAACATGCTCTTATTCTCCTCAGGAAGATGAAGACAATTTAGATTGGTTGATGCAAAATTTTCAATTAGAAAATATTCCTTTGCAAATTCAGCCCGAATGGGGAATTACCGCCATTGAATCGAGAGAACATAAAGCCATCGGATACAAATTTTATCCGGACAAAGTTCGCAGTGAGGGGTTTTTTATTGCCGTTTTTAGAAAGATGGGTGGTGCAAGTGCCGGTAGCTTTTCTGCTAATAATTTTACCTTTGCCAATAAAGACGAATTATCAGAAATAAGAAATTGGACGACTCCTGAAAACAAAACATTTATTAAAGAAAATAATTATTTCCTCGCAATTGATGAGAAATGGCTAAACGCTATTGGTGTATTACAAAAAAATCTCTATTTAAGAAAAGCGGGTATTACAATCGGCGAAATAAAGAATAAGGGTCTTGTACCTGCACACGATTTGGCTATCAGTACTATTTTCAATAGAAATATTAATAAAATAAATCTAGACAAGGCACAAAGTTTGCAATATCTTAAACGAAAAGACTTTGAAATAGATAATATACCCAAAGGTTGGTGTTTAGCGGCTTTTGAGGATTTAAATTTAGGATGGATAAAAATTTTACCGAATAGACTTAACAATTATTATCCTACAGAATGGCGAATTTTAAAAGATTAA
- a CDS encoding LysM peptidoglycan-binding domain-containing protein, with protein MKRISILISSLLLSAGVSFAQSSYKVHTIKEGETLSQLAKKYGTSVGDIMRLNKMTTSSKLLIGEEVKIPAKHKETVAATAADIPATHTVEKGETLYQISHKYHVSITNLVDWNNIVGNTIQIGQILKLKKSATVDNVAVANNTSAQNNNSLNEQPQTSASQTTENGAPNTEVKQRDAETQQNSTSVFDQTLPKHTVTDEGLYATTYKSQANGTELITKGSSGIFKTASGWQDKKYFILMNEVNPGTVVKVQANGKTIYAKVLWNLGNVKENEGLSYRISDAAASVLGVSGNKFDLIVSYFK; from the coding sequence ATGAAAAGAATTTCGATTTTAATAAGCAGCTTGTTGTTGTCAGCAGGTGTTTCTTTTGCACAATCTTCCTATAAGGTTCATACCATTAAAGAAGGCGAAACACTTTCTCAATTGGCAAAGAAATATGGTACTTCAGTCGGCGATATTATGCGCCTAAATAAAATGACAACTTCCAGCAAATTGCTGATTGGCGAAGAAGTTAAAATACCGGCCAAGCACAAGGAAACAGTTGCTGCAACAGCTGCTGACATCCCTGCTACGCATACTGTAGAAAAAGGAGAAACGCTTTATCAGATAAGTCACAAATATCACGTATCTATAACGAACCTGGTCGACTGGAATAATATTGTTGGCAATACGATTCAAATAGGTCAAATATTAAAACTTAAAAAGTCAGCAACAGTGGATAATGTTGCTGTTGCAAATAATACCTCCGCTCAAAACAATAATTCATTAAACGAACAACCTCAAACCAGTGCCTCGCAAACGACTGAAAATGGCGCTCCAAATACTGAAGTAAAGCAGAGAGATGCCGAAACGCAACAAAATAGTACATCCGTTTTTGATCAAACCCTCCCTAAACACACCGTAACAGACGAGGGCTTGTATGCGACTACATATAAAAGTCAGGCTAATGGCACAGAATTGATAACTAAAGGTAGTTCAGGCATTTTTAAAACAGCGAGCGGCTGGCAAGACAAGAAGTATTTTATTTTAATGAATGAAGTTAATCCGGGCACTGTAGTAAAAGTGCAGGCAAACGGCAAAACCATTTATGCAAAGGTTCTATGGAATCTTGGAAATGTAAAAGAAAACGAAGGCTTAAGTTATCGCATTAGTGATGCAGCAGCCAGTGTTTTAGGCGTTTCCGGTAACAAGTTTGATTTGATTGTTTCTTATTTTAAATAA
- the acs gene encoding acetate--CoA ligase — MSYSYQINSFEQYKEVYERSIQQPQNFWADIASNFQWRRKWDKVLDWNFEDYKVEWFKGAKLNITENCIDRHLEKLGNKPAIIWEPNNPDEHHRVLTYNDLYNKVTQFTNVLKNNGVKKGDCVCLYMGMIPELAIAVLACARIGAIHSVIFGGFSAKSIADRLQDANARFIITCDGAFRGGKDIPLKSLIDDALESCDFIERVIVCTRTRTPISMIKGRDVWWEDEIKKVETLAMAPAPAEEMDAEDPLFILYTSGSTGKPKGVVHTCAGYMVYTNYSFVNVFNYKLGDIYFCTADIGWITGHSYIVYGPLSAGATTMMFEGIPTFPDAGRFWDIVDKHRVNILYTAPTAIRSLMSYGDEPLKGKDLSTLKVLGSVGEPINEEAWHWYDEKIGKGKCPIVDTWWQTENGGILISNLAGITPSKPGWATLPLPGVQPCLMDEQGKEIEGAGTGNLCMKFPWPSIIRTTFGDHERCKKTYFSTYPNHYFSGDGAMRDENGNYKITGRVDDVLNVSGHRIGTAEVENAINLHAGVVESAVVGYPHEIKGQGIYAFVIYNGTHNADDEDLIRRDITATVTRIIGPISKPDKIQFVKGLPKTRSGKIMRRILRKIAENETENLGDTSSLLDAGVVDEIKKGKL, encoded by the coding sequence ATGTCTTATTCCTATCAAATTAATTCGTTCGAACAATATAAAGAAGTTTATGAACGTAGTATTCAGCAGCCCCAAAATTTTTGGGCCGATATAGCCAGTAACTTTCAATGGAGAAGAAAGTGGGATAAAGTGCTTGATTGGAATTTTGAAGATTATAAAGTCGAATGGTTCAAGGGTGCTAAACTTAATATTACTGAGAATTGTATTGATCGTCATTTGGAAAAATTAGGAAATAAACCTGCAATTATCTGGGAACCCAATAACCCGGACGAACATCATCGCGTACTTACCTATAATGATTTATATAATAAAGTAACACAATTTACCAATGTACTTAAAAACAATGGTGTGAAAAAAGGTGATTGTGTTTGTTTATATATGGGAATGATTCCCGAATTAGCTATTGCTGTATTGGCATGTGCCCGCATTGGAGCCATACATTCAGTTATCTTTGGCGGATTCTCTGCAAAAAGTATTGCCGATCGTTTACAAGATGCAAATGCACGTTTTATAATTACTTGCGATGGTGCGTTTCGTGGTGGAAAAGATATCCCTTTGAAATCTCTGATTGATGATGCTTTAGAAAGTTGTGATTTTATTGAGCGCGTTATTGTTTGTACCCGCACACGTACGCCTATTTCTATGATAAAAGGTCGAGATGTGTGGTGGGAAGATGAAATAAAAAAGGTAGAAACGCTAGCTATGGCTCCTGCTCCGGCCGAAGAAATGGATGCTGAAGATCCATTATTTATTTTATATACCTCTGGTTCAACAGGTAAACCTAAAGGTGTAGTGCACACTTGTGCAGGTTATATGGTTTATACCAATTATAGTTTTGTAAATGTTTTTAATTATAAGTTGGGGGATATTTATTTTTGTACAGCCGATATCGGATGGATTACAGGCCATAGTTATATTGTTTATGGTCCATTAAGTGCAGGTGCCACTACTATGATGTTTGAAGGCATACCCACTTTTCCCGATGCAGGCAGATTCTGGGATATTGTTGATAAGCATCGTGTAAATATTTTATATACCGCCCCCACCGCAATTCGTAGCTTAATGAGTTATGGTGATGAGCCCCTGAAAGGGAAAGACCTATCTACTTTAAAAGTATTGGGCTCTGTAGGTGAGCCTATTAATGAAGAAGCCTGGCATTGGTATGATGAAAAAATCGGAAAAGGCAAATGTCCGATTGTAGATACTTGGTGGCAAACTGAAAATGGCGGTATTCTTATCTCTAATCTTGCTGGTATTACTCCTTCCAAACCTGGATGGGCTACCCTTCCATTGCCTGGTGTACAACCTTGCTTGATGGATGAACAGGGGAAAGAAATTGAAGGAGCAGGCACCGGGAATCTCTGTATGAAATTCCCTTGGCCATCTATCATTCGCACCACTTTTGGAGACCATGAACGTTGTAAGAAAACCTATTTTAGTACTTATCCCAACCATTATTTTTCTGGCGATGGAGCCATGCGTGATGAAAATGGTAATTACAAAATTACCGGCCGTGTTGATGATGTATTAAATGTAAGCGGTCACCGAATCGGTACAGCTGAGGTTGAGAATGCTATCAACTTACACGCCGGCGTAGTTGAAAGTGCAGTGGTTGGATATCCACACGAAATAAAAGGGCAAGGAATTTATGCTTTTGTTATTTACAATGGCACCCACAATGCAGATGATGAAGATCTGATTCGCCGAGATATCACGGCAACAGTAACACGTATCATTGGTCCAATATCAAAACCCGATAAAATACAATTTGTAAAAGGGTTACCTAAAACACGTAGCGGAAAGATCATGCGTAGAATCTTGCGCAAAATTGCAGAAAACGAAACCGAAAATTTAGGCGACACTTCTAGTTTATTGGATGCCGGTGTAGTAGATGAAATTAAAAAAGGGAAATTGTAA
- a CDS encoding acyl-CoA dehydrogenase family protein — translation MDIKNHPRNILQPEWIETLRNYAKVAEQSGQLHPKQLSLIVEQGWFKALVAKEFSGLEWPLPQAVIFEEAIGWANGSVGWVFTLCCGAGWFSGFLDKTFAQQIFKNDRVCLAGSGASSGIAHVLENGDYLISGEWSHASGAPHATVFTANCFVEEEDKIKAFCFLKEEVSIIKTWNTVGLIASASESFSVGNILVPKERCFEIDAIKAIVESPLYQYPFRQLAECTIAANISGMALHFMEECEAYFKQKNYKEGVLWKNEKLQSVFQKETSNWLSARNKMFDSVEKSWQCLLEENKISDNLLKEVSLSSQEVVKVCRHLVNNLYAFTGLTGARINNSLNQVWRDFQTGSQHAIFIDLD, via the coding sequence ATGGATATAAAAAATCACCCGCGAAATATCTTACAACCAGAATGGATTGAAACATTAAGAAATTATGCAAAAGTAGCGGAGCAATCCGGTCAATTACACCCCAAACAATTGTCATTAATAGTTGAACAAGGATGGTTCAAAGCATTGGTAGCAAAAGAATTTAGCGGATTAGAATGGCCCTTACCACAAGCCGTTATCTTTGAAGAAGCCATTGGTTGGGCAAATGGGAGTGTAGGGTGGGTTTTCACCCTTTGCTGTGGTGCCGGTTGGTTCTCCGGATTTTTAGACAAGACATTTGCACAGCAAATATTTAAAAATGATAGAGTCTGTCTGGCCGGCAGTGGCGCATCATCAGGCATTGCGCATGTTTTGGAAAATGGGGATTATTTAATTTCGGGAGAATGGTCGCATGCAAGTGGCGCACCACACGCGACGGTTTTTACTGCCAATTGTTTTGTAGAAGAAGAAGATAAAATAAAAGCCTTTTGTTTCCTGAAAGAAGAAGTGAGCATCATTAAAACATGGAATACGGTTGGATTAATCGCTTCAGCGAGCGAATCTTTTTCAGTGGGAAACATCCTTGTTCCCAAAGAAAGGTGTTTTGAAATTGATGCGATAAAAGCTATTGTAGAATCCCCTTTGTATCAATATCCGTTTAGGCAATTAGCTGAATGTACAATTGCCGCTAATATTTCGGGTATGGCTTTACATTTTATGGAAGAGTGCGAAGCTTATTTTAAACAAAAAAATTATAAGGAAGGCGTTTTATGGAAAAATGAAAAGCTGCAGTCTGTTTTTCAAAAAGAAACCTCTAATTGGCTGTCTGCTAGAAATAAAATGTTTGACTCGGTTGAAAAATCCTGGCAATGTCTTCTTGAGGAAAATAAAATTTCAGATAATTTATTAAAAGAAGTTTCCCTTTCATCGCAAGAGGTTGTGAAAGTATGTAGACATTTAGTAAATAACTTATACGCTTTTACAGGACTTACAGGAGCGAGAATCAATAACTCACTTAATCAGGTGTGGCGTGACTTTCAGACAGGAAGCCAACATGCAATTTTTATAGATTTGGATTAA
- a CDS encoding exo-beta-N-acetylmuramidase NamZ family protein, with amino-acid sequence MRFPRITIITVFVFYLSSCSVSQRESKFHSTKSDLKIETGAEQFSEYLPLLKEKNVGLIVNQTSQVRGVLLPDTLLHLGVNVVKIFSPEHGFRGVADAGAAVNNDIDKATGIPIISLYGKNKRLSAKQLSNIDVIVYDLQDVGARFYTYISTLQEAMEACAANHVKLIILDRPNPLGFMVDGPVLQPNERSSVGRQTIPIVYGMTAAEYAEMLVGENWITNKPEMTVIKCKNYSHNALYQLPVSPSPNLKNMAAVYLYPSLCLFEGTNISLGRGTNMPFQQFGAPSLKGAFSYSFEPKSMIGASDPPLLNQICYGQLIAKSPSQAFKQMDKKLQLKWIITAYKNFPEKDKFFNNYFNKLAGTDLLKKQIEQGISIKQIRYSWQPALDSFKVIRKKYLLYK; translated from the coding sequence ATGCGCTTTCCAAGAATAACTATCATAACCGTTTTTGTTTTTTATTTATCAAGCTGTTCTGTCTCTCAAAGAGAAAGCAAATTTCATTCTACAAAAAGCGACCTCAAAATCGAAACAGGTGCCGAGCAGTTTTCGGAATATTTACCTCTTTTAAAAGAAAAAAATGTTGGGTTGATCGTTAATCAAACCTCACAAGTACGAGGAGTCCTTCTTCCAGATACCTTATTGCACCTCGGTGTGAATGTTGTAAAAATTTTTTCGCCAGAACATGGTTTTAGGGGAGTCGCAGACGCTGGAGCAGCTGTAAATAATGATATTGACAAAGCAACAGGCATACCGATCATCTCACTTTATGGCAAAAATAAGAGACTCTCTGCAAAACAATTATCAAACATAGATGTGATAGTTTACGATTTACAGGATGTAGGCGCAAGATTTTATACCTATATTTCTACTTTACAGGAAGCAATGGAAGCATGTGCAGCAAACCATGTTAAACTGATTATTTTGGATCGTCCAAACCCGCTTGGTTTTATGGTAGATGGCCCTGTATTGCAACCCAATGAAAGATCTTCCGTAGGAAGACAAACTATTCCAATTGTTTATGGAATGACTGCAGCCGAATATGCAGAGATGTTAGTTGGAGAAAATTGGATTACAAATAAACCTGAGATGACTGTAATTAAATGCAAAAACTATTCCCACAATGCTTTGTATCAGCTTCCAGTCTCTCCTTCTCCTAATTTGAAAAATATGGCAGCAGTGTATTTATATCCGTCTTTGTGCTTATTTGAGGGGACTAACATTAGCTTAGGTAGGGGAACAAATATGCCTTTTCAGCAATTTGGCGCGCCCTCTTTAAAGGGTGCATTTAGTTATTCCTTCGAACCCAAAAGCATGATTGGAGCAAGCGATCCTCCATTACTCAATCAAATTTGTTATGGTCAATTAATTGCAAAATCTCCTTCGCAAGCATTCAAGCAAATGGATAAAAAGCTACAATTAAAATGGATTATTACGGCTTATAAAAATTTTCCGGAAAAAGATAAATTTTTTAACAATTACTTTAACAAACTTGCCGGTACAGATTTACTTAAAAAACAAATAGAACAAGGTATTTCTATAAAACAAATACGCTATTCTTGGCAACCCGCCTTAGATAGCTTTAAGGTCATTAGAAAAAAATACTTACTTTATAAGTAA